The DNA window GCAGCGACCTGCATGCCGATCCGGGTTATGCGCCCTTCCCCATCCGGCTCCAGCCCGATCGCTATCGTCGACCCGCAGGTGCGCGAACGGCCCTCGCCCAGAAGAGCGAAATCGTCCGTCAGCGGATAATCGGCAAGCGAAGCCGCTAGCGCGAGAAGGCTCGGCGAATAGAGCTTTTCCGAAGCTCCGGAGGACGCGCCGGTCACTGTTCCTCCGCCGCCTGCGCAGCCGCTTCTTCCTCGGCACGAAGGGCGGCCCGGCGATCGTCGATCATCTGCACCAGCGCCTGTGAAAAGGCATCGGCCGCGGGATAGGTGCGCGCGGTGGTGATCCAGGTCGGGCGCCCCTTGAAGCTCCAGATCTCGTCGAAGCCGAGGACTAGGATCGAGAAGGCGAAGACCATGATCAGCGCCCCCTTCACCGCACCGAAGCCAAAACCCAGAACGCGGTCGATCGGCCCGAGGATAGACCCGCGCGAGGCTTCGCCCGCATTGCTGGCGATCACCTTCATCGCCGCATAGGGGATGAGCAGCAGCAGGGCGAAGGCGAGGATCGGTGTCGCCGGCTCGGCATCGTACCATTGGCGCAGAGCCTGGGTCAGCGGAGTGTGGAGGTAATAGATCGAAAATGCGGCTAGAACCCATGCGGCAAGGCTCAAGACTTCCTGCACCAGCCCGCGCAGGAAGCCTCCGATCGCGGCCACGCCGACGACGATAAGCACAATGAGATCGAACCCGGTCATGTGCGAATCCGGTTATGCGCTGGTCACCACCTGGTCAACGAGGTTCATGAGGCCGGTAAGACCGCGATAGTCGATCTGTGTCGTTCCGGTACGCGCATCGCGCGGACCATAGCCCCGCGCGAAGCCTAGCTTCTTCGCTTCTCGCAGGCGCAGTTCGGTGTGCGCGACCGGGCGGATCTCGCCCGCAAGCGAGACCTCGCCGAAAAAGGTCGCCTTTTCGGGCAGCGGCCGGTCGGCGAGCGCCGAGACGAGCGCGGCGGCAACCGCGAGATCGGCTGCTGGGTCGGACAGGCGGTATCCCCCCGCGATGTTGAGATAGACCTCGGCGGAGGAGAAGTTCAGTCCGCAGCGCGATTCCAGCACCGCAAGCAGCATGGCCAGCCGGCCATTGTCCCATCCCACGACCGCCCGGCGCGGGGTCGCGCCCGATTGCAGACGAACGATGAGCGCCTGGATCTCCACCAGCACCGGCCGCGTCCCCTCGAGCGCCGGAAAGACCGCACTGCCGGCGAGCGGTTGATCCCGGCCCGACAGGAACAACGAGGAAGGATTGGCGACCTCCTCCAACCCTTCCGATGCCATCGAGAACACGCCGATTTCGTCGACCGCGCCGAAACGGTTCTTCAATGCGCGCAGGATGCGGTACTGGTGGCTGCGCTCGCCCTCGAAGCTCATGACCACGTCGACCATGTGTTCGAGTACGCGCGGGCCCGCGATTGTGCCGTCCTTGGTGACATGGCCCACCAGCACCACGGCGCAGCCGCTCGCCTTGGCATAGCGGATGAGTTCCAGCGCGCAGCCGCGCACCTGGCTGACCGTGCCGGGCGCGCCTTCGATCGTGTCGGAATGCATGGTCTGGATAGAATCGATAACCAGCAGCGCCGGCGGATCGCCCGAACCCAGCGTCGTCAGGATGTCGCGCACCGAGGTTTCGGAGGCGAGCCTGATCGGCGCATCGGCCACCCCCATGCGCGCCGCGCGCAGGCGCACCTGCCCGGCGGCCTCCTCCCCGCTGACATAGACCACGTCGGCGCCGCTTCGCGCGATGGTCGCCGCGGTCTGCAGCAGCAGCGTCGATTTGCCGATCCCCGGGTCGCCGCCCATCAGCACGGCGGAACCGGGCACCAGCCCTCCGCCCAGAGCACGGTCGAATTCGGCCAGCCCGGTGGTCTTGCGGACGGGAAGCGGGGTTTCCTTGTCGAGGGGCACGAATTCGAGCCTGCGCCCCCCGCTCGACAGGTCGTGCTTCTGCGAAAAGACCGTCGCGGGCACGTCCTCGACGATGCTGTTCCATTCCGCGCAGTCGCCGCATTGACCCTGCCAGCGCGAGGAAACGCTGCCGCAGGCCTGGCACACATATCGTTTCTTCGCCTTCGCCATGGCGCTCCTGTAACCGGAACAAAGACTGAACGCAATTGCATTGGCGCGCCCATGCTTTAGGGGCTTCACCATGCGCCAGAAGGAACTCAGGCTAGCGCTTGTATGCTATGGCGGGGTCAGCCTCGCGGTCTACATGCACGGCGTCACGAAAGAGATCTGGCACCTCGCCCGGGCGAGCCGCGCGCACCTTTCGCATCCCGACCAGTCAAGCGCGCTTTCGGGCGTGGCGGAAGTCTACCGGGATTTCCTCGAGGAGATCGAGCGCGAGCAAAAGCTGCGCGTGCGCGTCCTGCCCGACATCCTGACCGGCGCGAGCGCGGGCGGCATCAATGCGATCTTCCTCGCGCAGGCGCTTCATTCGGGCCACAGCCTCGAACCGCTGACCGATCTCTGGCTCGAGAATGCGGATGTCTCAGAGCTGACCGATCCGGATGCCGAGCCGATGTGGCGCTATGCCAAGTTCTGGGCCCAGCCGATCGCCGAATGGTTTCTCACCCGCCCCGGCAATGCGGTGAGCGAAAGCGTCTCGCCCGAGACCCGCGCCGAAGTGCGTCACAAGGTCTCGCGCCTCGTCCGCGGGCGCTGGTTCAGCCCGCCCTTCTCGGGCGACCGCTTTTCCGGCATGCTCTACGAGGCGCTGGCAAGCATGGCGGCCGAGCCGCCCGGCCCGCCGCTGCTGCCGCCGGGCCACCCGCTCGATCTTGCCGTGACCGCGACCGATTTCCGGGGCCATGTCGAATTGCTGCGGCTTCATTCGCCGGCGATCGCTCAGGAAACCGAACACCGCATGCCGATCGCCTTCCGCTCGAAAGTCGGGGAGCGCGGGGGAGAGGGGATCGCCGATCCGCTCGAACTGGTGCTGGCAGCGCGCGCAACGGCGAGCTTTCCGGGGGCCTTTCCCCCGCTCGAACTGGCCGAGATCGACCGTCTCGCCGCGAATGAGGGCCACCATTGGCAGGGGCGCGAGGCGTTCCTCGCCCGCATCATGCCGGGCCATGTGAAGAAGGGCACGGTCGAAGAGGTCGCGCTGATCGACGGGTCGGTGCTGGTCAACGCACCCTTCGGCGCGGCCCTGCGCGCGCTGGGCGGGCGTTCTGCCCAGCGCGAAGTCGACCGGCGCTTCGTCTATATCGATCCGCGCCCCAACCGGCTCCGTTCGCTGCGGGAGGATGCAGGCCATGAGGTCGGCTTTTTCGGCGCGATCTTCGGCTCGCTTTCGACCATTCCGCGCGAACAGCCGATCCGCGACGACCTCGAACGGATCGAGCAGCAATCGCGCGATGCCGAACGGCTGCGCCGGATCGTCATGGGGATGCGGCCCGAGATCGATCGTGCGGTGGAACGCCTGTTTGGGCGAACCTTCTTCCTTGATCGGCCCACCCCGCGGCGCCTCGCGATCTGGCGAGGCCGCGCACACGAAGCCGCCGGTGCGCGCGCGGGGTATGCCTTTTCGGCCTATGTCCAGACCAAGTTCTCCGGGATCGTGGATCGGCTCGCCCAACTGACGCTCGCTGCTGCGCCCGAACTCGGCCTTGGCGATGCGAGCCTGGTCGAGGAGGTGCTGCGGGCCGAGTTGGCCGCACGCGGGATCGATGCACTGACGGGAGAGGACGGCGCGGCGAGCGAGGAGGCGATCCGTTTCTTTCGCGCGCACGATATCGGCTTTCGCATCCGCAGGTTGCAATTGCTTGCCCGGCGCCTGTCGCGCGACTGGGAGATCGACCCCGAGATTCCCGACGATGCACTCGACCTCGCGCGTGAGCGGATCTACGACATTCTCGCCCTTTATTACGCAGCCGATGACAGCGAGATGCTGAGCGCGGATTTCGCCGAAGCCGCGCGCCATGTGCTTGACGATCCGGGTGCGGTGCTCGACCACCTGGCCGCGCGCCGTCTCCTTCCCGAAACCGACATCGCGGCCGAGGAAATGCTCGCCGCCGCGCTCGAGGAGATGCCACGCAATCTCAAGCGGCGCATGCTGCTCACCTATCTCGGTTTTCCCTTCTACGACGTCGCAACGCTGCCGCTGCTGCAGAGCGAGGGGCTCGACGAATACAACCCGGTCAAGGTCGACAGGATCTCGCCCGAGGATGCGACCTCGATCCGCGAAGGAGGCACGAGCGATACCTTGCGCGGGGTCGAATTCTACAATTTCGGGGCCTTCTTCAGCCGCTTCTACCGTGAGAACGACTATCTTTGGGGACGGCTCCACGGAGCCGAACGGATGATCGACCTCGTCGCCTCGACGCTCGATAGCGTGGTCCGCAAGGAAACCATCCGCAGGGTGAAGCGCGAAGCTTTCCTCGCCATTCTGGAAGAGGAAGCCGAAGCCGGGCGCTGCGGGGCCGGCCTGCTGGCGACGATCCGTTCGGAAGTGGACAACAGGCTGGGCTGACCCGCGCGCCGATCAGCCGCCGAAGGCATCCTTCAGTTTCGACAGGAAACTGCGGCTTTCGGGGCATTCGTCGCCGGTTTCCGTTCCGCGGAATTCCTCCAGGATTTCCTTCTGCCTGCGTGTCAGCCTCGTCGGGGTTTCAACCATGATTTCGACCACGAGATCGCCCCGCCCGCGGCCCTGCAGCACCGGCATGCCGGCGCCGCGCACGCGCAATTGCTTGCCCGATTGCATGCCTGCGGGAATGTCGATCGTGTTGGTCGATCCGTCGAGGTCCGGGATTTCCACGCACCCGCCAAGCGCGGCGGTGGTGAAGCTGATTGGCACTCGGGTCGCGAGCGTCGTGCCCTCGCGCTCGAACAGGTCGTGCGGCTTGACGTGGATGAAGATGTACAGATCGCCCGGAGACGCGCCGCGCTGGCCCGCCTCGCCCTTGCCCGAAAGGCGGATGCGCGTGCCTGTATCGACGCCCGGCGGAATGTCGACCTTGAGCGCCTGCGGGCGGTCGACCCGGCCTTCGCCGAGGCAATCGTTGCAAGGATCCTCGATCACCGCGCCGCGGCCGGCGCAGGTGGGGCACGGCCGCTCGACCACGAACAGGCCCTGCTTCGCGCGCACCGCGCCCATGCCGCCGCACAGATTGCACTGTCGCTCGCCCGTGCCCGGGGTCGCGCCCGATCCGTCACAGGTTTCGCAGGACTGGCTGACCTCGATTTCGATTTCGGTCGACTTCCCGTGGAACGCCTCCTCGAGAGTTACCTGCATGTCATAACGCAGGTCCGCCCCGCGCCGGGCCTGGGTGCGGGGACCGCGCGCCCCACCGAAAGCACTGCCGAATATGGTCTCGAAGATTTCGCCGATATCGGCGAAGCCTTCCTGTCCGCCATAGCCGCCGCCAAAACCGCCGCCACCGCCGCTCATGCCCTGGGTAAAGGCATCGTGGCCGTAGCGGTCATAGGCCGCGCGTTTCTGCGGGTCCTTGAGGCATTCATAGGCCTCGCCCACTGCCTTGAACCGCGCCTCCGCCTCGGCATCCCCGGGATTGCGGTCCGGGTGCCACTTCATGGCGAGCTTGCGGTAGGCGCTCTTGATGGTCGTGCCGTCGGCATCGCGCGACACGCCAAGCGTCTGGTAATAGTCGATCTGAGTCTGGGACATGTCGGTTTACAGCCCGGAAAGGCCCGCCGCCGATCGTCGCCCCTTGCGGAGCGGCGCCGGCGGCGGAGCGCGTTCCATCGGGCCTCAGCCCTTCTTGTCTTCGTCGACCTCGGAGAATTCGGCGTCGACCACATCCTCATCGTCGGAGGAAGTGTCCGAAGCGGTCTCGGCTGCTTCGGCGCCGGTGTCGGGCGAAGCGGCTTGCTCCTGCTCGTAGATCGCCTGCCCCATCTTCATTGCGAGCTGGCTCAGCGCCTCGCTCTTGGCGTTGATCGCGTCCGGATCGTCACCTTCGAGCGCGGTCTTGACCTCGCCGATGGCGCCTTCGATCTCGCTCTTGAGCCCGGCGTCGATCTTGTCGCCATGCTCCTCGAGCTGCTTTTCGGTCGCATGGACGAGGCTGTCGGCCTGGTTGCGGGCCTCGGCCTGGGCGCGGCGCTTCTTGTCCTCTTCGGCAAACTTCTCGGCATCCTGCACCATCTGGTCGATGTCGCTGTCCGAAAGGCCGCCCGAGGCCTGGATCTTGATCGTCTGCTCCTTGCCCGTGCCCTTGTCCTTGGCGCTGACCGAGACGATGCCGTTCGCGTCGATGTCGAAGGTCACCTCGATCTGCGGCACGCCGCGCGGGGCGGGCGGGATCCCGACGAGGTCGAAATTGCCGAGCAGTTTATTGTCGGCGGCCATTTCGCGCTCGCCCTGGAAGACCTTGATCGTCACCGCGTTCTGGTTGTCCTCGGCGGTGGAATAGGTCTGGGTCTTCTTGGTCGGGATCGTCGTGTTGCGGTCGATCATGCGGGTGAACACGCCGCCCAGCGTCTCGATTCCGAGCGAAAGCGGGGTCACGTCGAGCAGCAGCACGTCCTTGACGTCGCCCTGCAGCACGCCTGCCTGGATCGCCGCGCCCATGGCGACGACTTCATCGGGATTGACGCCGGTATGCGGCTTCGATCCGAAGAACTTCTCGACCACTTCGCGCACCTTGGGCATGCGGGTCATGCCGCCGACGAGGATGACCTCGTCGATATCGTCCTTGGAGACGCCGGCGTCCTGCATCGCCTTCTTGCACGGCTCGAGAGTGCGGTCGATCAGCCCGCCGACCAGCTTTTCGAGGTCCGAACGAGTGATCGTCTCGACGAGGTGAAGCGGGGTGGAGGAACCGCCTTCCATGCGTGCGGTGATGAAGGGCAGGTTGACTTCGGTCGAAGCCGAGCTCGAAAGCTCGATCTTGGCCTTTTCCGCCGCTTCCTTGAGCCGCTGGAGCGCGAGCTTGTCGCTGCGCAGATCCATGTTTTCCTTCTTCTTGAAGGCGTCGGCGAGGTGTTCGACGATCGCATTGTCGAAATCCTCACCGCCGAGGAAGGTGTCGCCATTGGTCGACTTCACCTCGAACACGCCGTCGCCGATCTCGAGGATCGAGACGTCGAACGTGCCGCCGCCAAGGTCATAAACGGCGATGGTCTTGCCATCGTCCTTGTCCATGCCATAGGCGAGCGCCGCCGCGGTCGGTTCGTTGATGATGCGCAGGACTTCGAGGCCGGCGATTTGCCCGGCATCCTTGGTCGCCTGGCGCTGCGCGTCGTTGAAGTATGCCGGAACGGTGATGACGGCCTGCGTCACGGTCTCGCCGAGATAGCTCTCGGCGGTTTCCTTCATCTTCTGGAGGATGAAGGCGGAAATCTGCGAAGGCGAATATTCGTCGCCGCCGGCCTTGACCCAGGCATCGCCGTTCTTGCCCTTGGTGATGGTGTAGGGGACGATCTCCATGTCCTTCTTGGTCGTGGGATCGTCAAAGCGGCGGCCGATAAGGCGCTTGATCGCGAAAAGAGTGTTGTCGGGATTGGTCACCGCCTGACGCTTGGCCGGCTGGCCGATCAGGCGTTCGCCGTCCTTGGTGAAGGCGACGATCGAGGGCGTCGTGCGCGCACCTTCGGAATTTTCGATGACCTTGGGCTTGCCCCCGTCCATGACGGCGACGCACGAATTCGTGGTGCCGAGGTCGATGCCGATAACTTTACCCATTTCTACCCCATCCATATGCTGGTTGTTGGACACCGCCACGCAGCGCCCCCCATCAAGGCGGCAGGGCACAAGGCGGCTCTGTTCTGGGCGCGATATAGGAGCGGTTTTGCTTGGCACAAGACATGGGCGGCTCTAGTGCACCGCGCGCACGAGAAAGGAATGACGACAGTGAATTGGAATGGATTGAAGACCACGTTTGCAGCCTGCGCGATCCTTGCCGGGACGTTGGGCCTGGCCGCCTGCGCGGGCGAGGGCGACACGCCTGCCGGAACCGCTGCCGAAGGAAAGATCCCGGGCATCACGATTTCCGACGCGCGGCTGGTTCTCGCGCCGGTGAAGGGCAATCCGGCGGCGGTCTATTTCAATCTTTCCTATGACGGAGAAAAAGGCATCGCGATCCGCAACGCCGAAGTGGAAGGCGCAGGCTCTGCCGATGTCCACGATGTCATGGAATACGAATTCAAGATGCAGATGAACACGGCGAATCCGATCCCGCTCAACAAGGGAACCGAAATCGCCTTCGAGCCGGGCGGCAAGCACATCATGGTGTTCGAGCCGTCCGACGCGCTCTCGCCCGGAAGCACGGCGAAAGTGACGCTGATCGTCGCAGGCGGCGCGCGTCACGAATTCGAGGCCGAGGTGCGCGAAGCCGGGGAAGAGCGCTGACATCGGGCGCGGGCGGGAACGGCGCCGGGCCGCCGCTGCCCGCCTGTCCGAAAGGCGGTTCGCGCGCGCTGACGCCCGGCGAGGTCGAGCTGGCGCGCGGCATGTTCGGCGATGCGATCGATTACGGGGCAGTCGAGATCCGGCGGCGCAAATGGTTTCCCTTCCAGCCCAAGCGGATCACCATGGCCCCGCGCGGCCACCTGCACTTTCACCCCGAAGGCAGCGCCTATTGCGACGATTTCTCGCGCGAGGGCCTGATGCGGCAGGGCCTGCTCATCCACGAACTGACCCATGTCTGGCAGACCCAGACGCGCGGCAGCTGGTATCTCGTGCTCCGCCGCCACCCGTTCTGCCGCTACGATTATGCGTTGAAGCCCGGCCTGCCGCTCGGTTCCTACGGGATCGAGCAGCAGGCCGAGATCGTGCGCCACGCCTTCCTGCTGCGGCGCGGTGCGACCCTTGCCGGGGTAGCGGACAGGAGCGCCTATGAAGCGCTGGTCCGCTTCCCCGGTGCGACCCTCCAGGGCAGAGCGCCCCGTTAACGCGACCTAGTAGCGCGGATCATCCGGATAGCCGCGCCGCCCGAAGCAGTCGTCGTCGAGATATTCGTCGCGGTAATAGCCGTCGCAATCGTCGTTCTTGTCGACGAAATAGCCCGCAAGTCCGCCCGCTGCGGCCCCGGCCAGGGCGTAGGTGGTGATGTCCTCGCCCGTGATCGCGGCAAGCCCCGCCCCGGCAGCAGCGCCGGCAAGGCCCCCTTCCGCGGCGTAGTTTTCCGCACAGGCGCCGAGCGTCAGAGTGCTCGCGGCGAGCGCGGGGGCGATAAGCAGCTTCTTCATGGGTGTCTCTCCGTAATGATCCCCTGTCTTGCGGGACCTACGGATGGACCGGCGGGCTGGTTCCGGCTGCCTGCCGCAAGAGGTTCAGTCCGGCTTCTTCGCCACGCCCACCATGGCCGGACGCAGCAGGCGATCCTTGATCATCCAGCCCGACTGCATCTCCTGCACGACGGTGCCCGGTTCGTGCTCGTCGGTGGGCACTTCCATCATCGCCTGATGCTGGTTCGGATCGAGCGGCAGTCCGACGGAGGGGACGCGTTCGATGCCGTGGCTCTTGAAGACCTTTTCCATTTCGCGCTGGGTCGCCTCGATCCCGGTGACGAGGCCCTTCATCTTGTCGTCCTCGCGCAGGGTTTCGGGGACCGCCTGAATGGCGCGGGTGAGATTGTCGGCAACGCTCAGAATGTCGCGGGCAAAACCGGTCGCGGCATAGTTGCGCGCGTCCTGGATGTCCTTTTCCATCCGGCGGCGGACATTCTGCGTGTCGGCCTTGGCATAGAGCACGTCCTGCTTCGCCGCCTCGAGGTCGCTCCTGAGCTGGGCGATCACCTCGGACAGGGCATCGCCATCTTCGCCCTTGCCTTCGTCCTTGCCTTCTTCGCTGTCCTGCGAATCCTTCAGGAATTCCTCGGGCACGCCCTTCAGTTCGGCTTCCGCCGCTTCGTCGCGCGGCTTGTCGTTCTCGTTCATTTCCAAGTGTTTCCAGCTGTGTATCTGATGAGTTTCAAGCAATGCGCCGGCCCAGCGACCGCGCCGTGAAATCCACCATGGGGACCACGCGCGCGTAATTCAACCGCGTCGGCCCGATCACGCCGAGCACGCCCAGCACCCGCCCCTCACGGTCGCGATAGGGCGACGCGATGACCGAGGAACCGGAAAGACCGAAAAGGCGGTTTTCCGAGCCGATGAAGATCCGCGTCGCCTCCGCCTCGCGCGCGCTTTCCAGCAGGCGGGCGACCGATTGCTTGTCCTCGAGATCCTCGAGCAGCGAGCGCACCCGTTCAAGGTCCTCCAGCGCCGCCTCGTCGAGCAGGTTGGCTGCGCCCCGCACGATCAGCACCGGGCGCTGCTGGCTGTCCTCGCTCCACACGGCAAGCCCGCGTTCGACGAGATCGCGGCTGGCGTTGTCGAGCTGGCTTTCGCCTGCCTCGATCTCTGCCCGCATCGCCAGCACCGCCTCCACCAGCGTGCGCCCCGAAAGCCGTGCGGTGACGTAATTGCTCGCCCTGTCGAGGCTGCCCGGATCGAGCGTGCCCGAAAGCTCGATCACCCGGTTTTCGACGCCCCCGTCCTCGCCCACCAGCACGGCAAGGGCCCTGCCCTGCCCCAGGTCGACGAGATTGAACTGGGCGAGCCGCTGCTCGCGCGCAGGGACAAGCACCATGCCCGCCGCGCCGGACAGGTCGGACAAGAGCGCGCTTGCCTGCTGCAATGCCTGTTCGACAGGCCCCCCACCGGCAAGCCGCGCCTCGATCTGGGCGCGCTCCTCTTCGGTCGGCTCCGAAACGCGCATCATTCCATCGACAAAGATGCGCAGCCCCGCCTCGGTCGGCATGCGGCCCGCACTCGTATGGGGCGCGGCAAGCAGGCCGAGCGTTTCGAGATCGGCCAGCACCGAACGGATCGAGGCGGGCGACAGGTTCAGCGTCCCGTCGCTGGCCAGCGTTTTCGATCCGACCGGCTGCCCGCTGTCGAGATAGCCCTCCACCACGAGACGGAAGATCTCGCGCGCGCGGGTGCTCAATTCGGTGATCGGGGGCGATGCCATTGCGCCTAGCTAGGAAAAACCGAGCGGAAACTCAATTTGTCTTGGACCACCGGGTTGCCGGAAAGGCGCGATTGCGCCAAGCGGCCCGCAGACAACGAAACGACAGGAGCTTTCATGCGCCCCTCTTCCCGCGCCCCCGACGAAATGCGCGCCATCGCGATCGAGACCGGCTTTACCAAGCATGCCGAGGGATCGTGCCTAATCGGCTTTGGCGACACCAAGGTGCTGTGCACGGCCAGCGTCGAACGCAACGTGCCGCCATGGATGCGCGGCAAGGGCGAAGGCTGGGTCACGGGCGAATATTCGATGCTCCCGCGCGCCACGCACACCCGCGGCTCACGCGAGGCGGCGCGCGGAAAACAGAGCGGGCGCACGCAGGAAATCCAGCGACTGATCGGGCGCAGCCTGCGCGCCGTGGTCGACCTGAGGAAGCTTGGAGAACGGCAGATCACGCTCGATTGCGACGTGATCCAGGCCGATGGAGGCACGCGCACTGCGGCGATTTCGGGCGCATGGGTGGCGCTGCGGATCGCTGTCGACGGCCTCATCAGGGCGGGCGAGATCAAGGAGGATCCGATCACCGCGCAGGTCGCGGCGATCTCCTGTGGGATCTACAAGGGCACGCCGGTGCTCGATCTTGACTACGACGAGGATTCAAGCGCGGACGCCGATGCCAATTTCGTCCTGATCGACGGCGGCCAGATCGCGGAAGTCCAGGCCACCGCGGAAGGCGCGACCTATGACGAGGAAGGCCTGCTGCGCCTGCTTCGCCTTGCTCGGATGGGCTGCAACGACATCTTCGCGGCGCAAAGGGATGCAGTGAAGTGACGAGAAAGCTCGGCGGCGGATCGCTCGTCATCGCGACTCACAATGCGGGCAAGCTCAAGGAAATCGCCGCGCTGCTCGAACCTTACGGGATGAAATGCCTCTCGGCGGGGTCGCTAGGGCTGCCCGAACCGGCCGAAACCGGCACCACCTTCGTAGAGAACGCGCTCATCAAGGCGCGCGCCGCCGCGCAGGCTTCCGGGCTGGCCGCACTTGCCGATGACAGCGGGCTTTCGGTCGAAACGTTGGGCGGGCGGCCCGGCGTCTACACCGCCGACTGGGCAGAGCGCCAATGGTTCGAGGGCGATCCGGGGCGCGACTGGTACATGGCGATGGGCAAGGTCGAGGGGATGCTCCAGCAGCTCGGCCCCGATGCCGACCGCTCGGCGGCGTTCCACTGCGTGCTGGCGATCGCGTGGCCCGATGGCGAACAGGTGGTCTACGAAGGACGCTGCACAGGCTCGCTCACATGGCCGCCGCGCGGAGACATGGGTTTCGGCTACGATCCGGTCTTCGTGCCGGAAGGTCGCGAGCACACCTTCGCAGAGATCGACCCGTCCGAAAAGCACGCCATCAGCCACCGCGCCGACGCCTTCGCAAAGCTCGTCGCCGACCAGTTCGGGGTCTAGTCGCGCGCGGCCATCCGCCCCGGGGCGATGCGTTCGCCAATGACATTGCCCGCGGGCCAGTAACGGCACACCAGAACCTCCAGATCACGTCCCCGCGCCGTCGCGCAGCCGACTTCGCGCGTATCGGCCCAGACGATCTGGGTGTAATGCCCCACATCGCCCCAATTGCCGGTGCGCGAGACATCGGGGAACGTGCCTGCACGGAAATATCTCTTTTCCCCGGCGAAGGCGGCGATCATGTCGGCGGGCGAGTAATATCCGGCGCTTCCCATCCACAGGTTCTCGCCCGTCCCGTTTCGCCGAGCGCGCGAGGAATGGCGCAGCACGTTCGCCCGCGCGAGCCGCTCCGCCCAGCCGCGCGCCTCGGCGGCAAG is part of the Erythrobacter litoralis genome and encodes:
- the hrcA gene encoding heat-inducible transcriptional repressor HrcA gives rise to the protein MASPPITELSTRAREIFRLVVEGYLDSGQPVGSKTLASDGTLNLSPASIRSVLADLETLGLLAAPHTSAGRMPTEAGLRIFVDGMMRVSEPTEEERAQIEARLAGGGPVEQALQQASALLSDLSGAAGMVLVPAREQRLAQFNLVDLGQGRALAVLVGEDGGVENRVIELSGTLDPGSLDRASNYVTARLSGRTLVEAVLAMRAEIEAGESQLDNASRDLVERGLAVWSEDSQQRPVLIVRGAANLLDEAALEDLERVRSLLEDLEDKQSVARLLESAREAEATRIFIGSENRLFGLSGSSVIASPYRDREGRVLGVLGVIGPTRLNYARVVPMVDFTARSLGRRIA
- a CDS encoding CAP domain-containing protein, yielding MKPLATILAGCAALAALVSAGDAGAGERSASESAGASTGASTGAEEIWLAAHNRERAAFGTAPLRWNPELAAEARGWAERLARANVLRHSSRARRNGTGENLWMGSAGYYSPADMIAAFAGEKRYFRAGTFPDVSRTGNWGDVGHYTQIVWADTREVGCATARGRDLEVLVCRYWPAGNVIGERIAPGRMAARD
- the rdgB gene encoding RdgB/HAM1 family non-canonical purine NTP pyrophosphatase, translating into MTRKLGGGSLVIATHNAGKLKEIAALLEPYGMKCLSAGSLGLPEPAETGTTFVENALIKARAAAQASGLAALADDSGLSVETLGGRPGVYTADWAERQWFEGDPGRDWYMAMGKVEGMLQQLGPDADRSAAFHCVLAIAWPDGEQVVYEGRCTGSLTWPPRGDMGFGYDPVFVPEGREHTFAEIDPSEKHAISHRADAFAKLVADQFGV
- the rph gene encoding ribonuclease PH; the protein is MRPSSRAPDEMRAIAIETGFTKHAEGSCLIGFGDTKVLCTASVERNVPPWMRGKGEGWVTGEYSMLPRATHTRGSREAARGKQSGRTQEIQRLIGRSLRAVVDLRKLGERQITLDCDVIQADGGTRTAAISGAWVALRIAVDGLIRAGEIKEDPITAQVAAISCGIYKGTPVLDLDYDEDSSADADANFVLIDGGQIAEVQATAEGATYDEEGLLRLLRLARMGCNDIFAAQRDAVK
- the grpE gene encoding nucleotide exchange factor GrpE; translated protein: MNENDKPRDEAAEAELKGVPEEFLKDSQDSEEGKDEGKGEDGDALSEVIAQLRSDLEAAKQDVLYAKADTQNVRRRMEKDIQDARNYAATGFARDILSVADNLTRAIQAVPETLREDDKMKGLVTGIEATQREMEKVFKSHGIERVPSVGLPLDPNQHQAMMEVPTDEHEPGTVVQEMQSGWMIKDRLLRPAMVGVAKKPD